In Deltaproteobacteria bacterium, one DNA window encodes the following:
- a CDS encoding ABC transporter ATP-binding protein: MLNHHKAAPPVAGPGFWTRLGGLSVYSLRAIDLVWRTSRQLTVALALLTIVAGLLPASIAWIGKKLIDSVVDGNSDVALQWLALEAVLVVALVGMQRGLVVVQSLLRAQLGHRVNVMILDKALTLSLSQFEDADFYDKLTRARREASSRPLSLVKRTFGLVQNTIALVTYGALLLAFSPWAVLILLVAAIPSFIAETRFAGEGFRLFRWRSPETRKQMYLETVLAREDYAKEVKLFGLGAELVGRYRAIFKLLYSEDRDLTLRRGFWGFLLGLLSLGALYGAYAWVVLSAVAKKISLGDMTMYLVVFRQGQGTFSAILQAIGGMYEDNLYLSNLYEFLEQESPVVVGDALRGPAPEDGIRFEEVSFTYPDSDDPALDKVSFHLTPGTRLALVGHNGSGKTTLIKLMTRLYSPSHGRILLEGKPLEEWHIDALRARISVIFQDFVRFQFKVGENIGVGDVEYIDDQSRIKTAATRGMAAPFIEAMPDEYETQLGRWFKGGRELSIGQWQKIALSRALMRHEADILVLDEPTAAMDAEAEAEIFQRLTDMTDKQMAILISHRFSTVRMADQILVLHLGKIVESGTHQELMEADELYAHLFKLQARGYQ; the protein is encoded by the coding sequence ATGCTGAATCATCACAAAGCGGCGCCGCCGGTTGCTGGACCCGGTTTTTGGACGCGTCTGGGAGGTCTCTCCGTTTACTCACTTCGAGCCATCGATTTGGTTTGGAGAACTTCCCGGCAACTTACGGTCGCTTTGGCATTGCTTACCATTGTGGCGGGTCTCTTACCCGCGAGTATCGCTTGGATAGGTAAGAAGCTTATCGATTCGGTCGTGGACGGGAATTCTGATGTAGCGCTGCAGTGGCTGGCGCTTGAAGCTGTTCTTGTGGTTGCCTTGGTGGGAATGCAGCGAGGACTTGTCGTGGTTCAGTCTCTTTTGCGTGCACAACTCGGGCACCGGGTAAACGTGATGATACTTGATAAGGCTTTAACCCTTAGTTTATCGCAATTCGAAGATGCTGACTTTTATGACAAGTTAACCCGTGCACGTAGAGAGGCTTCATCCAGGCCACTCTCATTGGTAAAACGAACCTTTGGACTTGTTCAAAACACCATAGCCCTGGTGACGTACGGCGCACTCTTGTTGGCTTTTTCACCCTGGGCGGTTTTGATTTTATTGGTGGCCGCTATTCCATCCTTTATTGCTGAAACGCGATTTGCGGGCGAAGGGTTTAGACTTTTTCGATGGCGCTCCCCCGAGACTCGCAAACAAATGTACTTGGAAACGGTTTTAGCGCGTGAAGATTATGCCAAGGAGGTCAAACTCTTTGGCTTAGGCGCGGAACTCGTCGGTCGCTATCGAGCCATCTTTAAGCTGCTCTACAGTGAGGACCGTGACCTTACTTTGCGGCGTGGATTTTGGGGATTCTTGTTGGGGCTCTTGTCACTGGGCGCACTCTATGGGGCTTATGCCTGGGTGGTGCTCTCTGCCGTAGCGAAGAAGATTAGTCTTGGTGATATGACGATGTACCTCGTGGTTTTCCGCCAAGGCCAGGGTACCTTCAGTGCGATTTTACAAGCCATCGGTGGAATGTATGAAGACAACCTATACCTTTCCAACCTCTACGAATTCCTCGAGCAGGAGAGTCCGGTTGTGGTCGGCGATGCGCTGCGAGGCCCGGCACCGGAGGATGGGATTCGATTTGAGGAAGTGTCTTTTACTTATCCCGATTCAGATGACCCAGCGCTCGATAAGGTCAGCTTTCATCTAACGCCCGGCACCCGTCTGGCTTTGGTGGGTCATAATGGGTCGGGTAAGACAACGTTGATTAAATTGATGACCAGGCTTTATAGCCCAAGTCATGGCCGAATCTTGCTTGAAGGTAAGCCACTTGAAGAGTGGCACATTGATGCTCTTCGTGCCCGAATCTCTGTCATTTTTCAAGACTTTGTTCGATTTCAATTTAAGGTTGGGGAGAATATTGGCGTAGGAGATGTTGAGTACATTGATGACCAATCACGGATCAAGACTGCAGCCACGCGAGGGATGGCCGCCCCTTTTATTGAGGCGATGCCAGATGAATACGAGACGCAATTGGGCCGGTGGTTTAAGGGAGGCCGAGAATTAAGTATCGGGCAGTGGCAAAAGATTGCACTCTCTCGTGCGTTGATGCGGCATGAGGCTGATATTCTTGTCTTAGATGAGCCCACGGCGGCTATGGATGCAGAGGCTGAGGCAGAGATTTTTCAGCGACTTACCGATATGACCGATAAGCAAATGGCGATTTTGATAAGTCACCGTTTCAGTACAGTTCGAATGGCCGACCAGATTTTGGTTTTACACCTTGGGAAAATAGTTGAGTCGGGTACGCATCAGGAGCTTATGGAAGCGGACGAACTCTACGCACATCTCTTCAAGCTTCAGGCTCGTGGGTATCAGTAA